AGAAGCAGGCTCAGCTCCCACCTGGGCTTGAAGGCGGAGCATATGTGCTGCTGAATGTCTATAGGGGGCTTTTTCTTTAACAGTGGCTACAGCCCCCTCTTTCCCGCCGCCTACAGACCAGAACTGGGGGCTGTGGTGCTTTGAGGGGCTCCCATGAGGTCTGAGGTCCAGTGAACATTGGACGAAGACCGTTAGAAGGCACAGTCAAACTCCTGGGGGCTctcctcctgacagcacgtctcaGAGGAAGCCTCTGACAGTGGGATGTCCTGGGTCTTGGGGTTCTCATCCACGGACTGGTAGCGGGGGCTCAGGAGCCCCCCTTCCTCGGGACTCCACTCCAGCACAGCGTCCTCTTCGGCACTCTGGGTGAAGAAAGCCTTCAAGCAGCGGGGCTGCATCCTGTGGGCCACTGCCACGGCCAGGCCAAGCAGCACACACAGCAGTCCTGGGGACAAGGGCCAGAGGGATCCCACCTCAGGCCAGGAAACCTAGCCCATGGCCCTCTTCTCTCAGAGAGGTGTCTGGACAATTTCAAGAAAGACCTAGAGTCTCTGCTTCAGGGAACGGGCTGTCCAGACTTTGTGGAGTAGGAGCCCAGTGCTCTTCCCAGTCTGTgccaggagagagacagagaatggACTTCAGAAACAGCACAGAGGAGGATGCACAGAGCTGGGGACAAGGGGGCAGAGGCCAGGGCCAGAGAGGAGAGTAAAACTTCAGGCAATCAAGACCATGGGAAGTGAGGGGGGGCAGAGGAGGGTTCTAGGAATAGGGGACACAGAGGGCATGGAGTGGGTAGAAGGGGACATAGGAGTGTGAGGAAGGGGCTGGGTTGAGAGCGTAGAGATATGAGCATgtggcagagacagagagaagataCAGGGGAGTGGGCTTGCATGGGACAAGGAGTGGAGTTGAGAAAAGAAAACCAGATGGCAGATATAAGAGGGATGGGACTTTTAGAGGGGAAAGCAACCCTGACCCCAGAGACAGAGCCTGAACCCCACCAACATGACAGTGCCCGGGCCTCCCACCCTCTTCAGGGCTGGGCCTCACCTGTGGTCAATGTGATCCAGAAGGCAGACCCATGGTGAGTATGCAGGGTGGCCGTGCCCAGGCGCAGGGGGCAGGAGAGAGCGAGGGAAGTGGCCATGGAGAAGAAGAATAGTGCCAACAACTGGAACATCCCTGTGGCCAGCAGCATGTAGCCACCATAGACCAGCACAGGCATGGACAGCATCACGTTGGTCAGCAGCCAGCAGAGAAAGGCCACCCTGGAGAGCCAGACCCCATGAGGACAAGTCCAGGTACTTCTACCTGCTGGCCGGGCTGGAGGGGCCCAGATGGAGGCTCAGGTACCCAAGGATGCTCTGAAGGTGTGAGGTAGGGATTCCTGCCCATGGGTTTCCCAGTCAAGTTCCAGGGTGACTGGTGCCAGCCCACCCTATCAGAGTAGAGGAGGGATGGGTACAACCTCATTGCCAGTTGGGTCTAACCAGCAGGGCCTCCACCCACCACCCCTTCCCAGACTCACCACAACAAAGCCGAGGTATAGTGTCCTGCCAGGCCGTACTGGCGGTGCAGGTCACATGGGCTGTTCGGGGTGAACTTCTCGGCCAGGTAGAGCACAGGGTCAGGCAaccccttctccagggccttagCATATTCCTGAGCATAGTTCCCACCCAGGTGCCAGGTGAACTCCTCGTTGTAATCGATGGTCTCACTCAGTTGCTGGACAGGGGTCCCTAGTAAGGAGTCAGCCGTGCTCAGCAGGGACCCTATAACCTGAGCGTGGGCATGCCCCTGGACAAGTGCTCATCCACATTCAGCAGATGGACAACAGCCTCTCTCAGCTGGGAGAAGACAGCTTCCAAGACCTCCGAGCTTCCCTCCCTTCAACAGCACCCCTTTCCCCAACACCCACATATCAATGCCAGACAACTAACCTGGTGCTCTTTGGACCAAAGACACCGAGcaga
This genomic stretch from Tenrec ecaudatus isolate mTenEca1 chromosome 14, mTenEca1.hap1, whole genome shotgun sequence harbors:
- the DUOXA1 gene encoding dual oxidase maturation factor 1, whose amino-acid sequence is MAALGQTFPFYAGPKPTFPMDTTLAVILTIFLTALVTFVVILPGIRGKMRLFWLLRVVTSLFIGAVILAVNFSSEWSVGQVSTNTSYKAFSAEWISANVGLRVGLRGVNITLTGTPVQQLSETIDYNEEFTWHLGGNYAQEYAKALEKGLPDPVLYLAEKFTPNSPCDLHRQYGLAGHYTSALLWVAFLCWLLTNVMLSMPVLVYGGYMLLATGMFQLLALFFFSMATSLALSCPLRLGTATLHTHHGSAFWITLTTGLLCVLLGLAVAVAHRMQPRCLKAFFTQSAEEDAVLEWSPEEGGLLSPRYQSVDENPKTQDIPLSEASSETCCQEESPQEFDCAF